From Camelina sativa cultivar DH55 chromosome 5, Cs, whole genome shotgun sequence:
TTTCAAAAGGGAAACTATGCAATTTTTAGAAAGATGGGAACATCCAAAACGTAGAGAAGAAACTGACAGAGAAAGCTAAACCCAACAgtcatatatattcataaaacataaaaaaaacagattcatAAGCTCTTGCAAACATACatcttattgttctttttttttattataggaTCACACGATGTAAGACCCTTGACGAGACCTCTCATGCCCGTGCATTGACCCCTACcaaacaagtaaaacaaaaatacaatatgAGACAGAGGAGAGACATCCAAATCATGAAATgaagaaagatgttttgttctacTATTGGACAATGGACACTTAAGTCTAATCAACGGATGTGAACATGAAAAAAGCAGCAAAAATAAACAACCAACAAGACTTCTACACAAGTAAGTTCCACACCCTCAACAACTGCAACTTAGAGATGCTCAAGTCTTTATGCCTAATTGAACCaatgaaaagagagaggaaacggAAAAGTAAGTCTTTAGtctaaaaagaacaaaatttggAACACTTCATAAACGATTAAGCCTAGAAACAGTCATTATCATCTCCTCACATAAAACCAGAATCCCTACTACAGCGTTCTATTTCTCACACTATGTTCTGCATCATCAAGTGTCAAGCTTCCTAGATTATGCCACAATTCAATCTCATTCCAAAATCAACTAACAATCCTCATCTCATACACAATTGAGAGTATTAGTTTAAAATCATACATACCTTGATCAGGGAGCAGCAGAAGGAATCATACCAGCTTTCCTAGCATAAGCAAAGATACCTCCAGCATCAATAACAGGACCAGCATCACCAATAGCCTTCAACTTATACTCTTTCCCAGTCGTATGATTAATCAAAATACTATCACCTTCCCTCAACTCAATCGTCGCAACATCCCCTGTTTTACACTCATCACAAACCCTAACTTCAGAATCAAGCGGATAAATCTCACCAGTAGCAACAGAGTTCCTGAAAAAGATCCTAGCGTAAGACTGAGCCACAACCGCTTTAGCTCCCGCCGCGCCAAGACAAACCGGAGCATGTTCACGAGACGAACCGCATCCGAAGTTTTCACCGCCGATGATGATCGAGTACTTTGTCTTCATCTCACCAGGCTGAACGAATCTTTCTTTGTAAGCAGCTGGGAGACCAACTAGAGCGTGAGAACCGAGTTTCTCGTACTCGTCTGGATTCGAAGGGACGAGTGTAAGAAACTCAGCGGGAATGATTTGGTCTGTGTCGATGTTGTCACCGACGACGTAACAGAGTCCATGGAAGGTCTTTCTCTCTTGCGGCTCGGCGGCTGAGCGAGTGACGaagggtgatgatgatgatgcgttTCGAAACGAAACGAGGGGTTTGAAATCGGAAGCGACGGTGGTGGAGTTGAATCTGAGGAATGGAGATCGGAAGGGAGCGAATGAGGAAGAGTTGTTTGGAGAAGATAGGTTTCGGGACAATGTAGGGTTTACAGATTGAAGAGAAGCCgccattgttttttttgctgTGGTCGAAGATTGATGAAAGcaagtcaaaaaataaaaatgcgatttttataaaaatgggtCTTTGTTCTTATTTACCAAAATGCCACTCTtcctttgttattttattacaaaaagaacaaattaataaagaaaaagaaaaggccttttttttttttttaaagagcagagagagagagagagatcccaAGAAGAAACTCCTCTGACGTTTTTCTTAACAAATCAAATCTCTCAAAgctcctctctttctccttctgcAAAAGTACTGTTACTgatctctatctatctatctctcccaagtttttgttttttatttgtcgGAGATCAAGATCAGAGAGAGACATGGCTCCTGCCATGAAGATCGTGTTCGGTCTCTTGACATTTGTCACTGTCGGAATGATCATCGgtactctctttctctctctctctctctatttatagttGTCTAACATTTTGAATTTGTCTTTCGATCTTGAAAGAGTTTatcttttttgctttctctcccGGCCGAGTGGGAGTTGCTTGTCATTGCTTTGCTTAGAGAATTGGATTGTTTTTATTTGGAGACGTCTATGAAGATTGACTTTATGAGAAAATTGAAACGGCTCTGTGTGGTAACTCATGAATATTTTGTGTTTCCTGGAATCTGCAGGTTCCTTGTTACAATTGGCTTTTATAAATAGATTGGAAGATTCGTACGGTACAACCTCTTTCTTTCCACTctctttttatgtttatgtgtgtgtttatttgtagatgtgtgttttgtgatAGAATTTGCATATATGGTAATTTTTGAGCTCTTCTAAGGGATTGTGAGTAAACACTACAATGCCACTGAATCTGTAGGACTTAATCAgggatattttttaattgtactTTATGTTTTTATACAATGAAGATTGTAATcttgcttgtttcttttgtcGTAGTTTCCTTTCATTTATCAGtaccttctccttcttctttcttattcagGAACTGGATTTCCATCCCTGAAAGGGCTTCGAGGCCAGAACGCCCGTTATCTACGAGGTTCGTGTGATCGTTCCTAGCCAAAAATTTATGCTTGCATATAATAGGTTTACACAACAGTTTCAATTGTAGCTATATGAATCCTAGCTTTAGGATTAGACTCTTCCTGGAGAGcttaatttttttggatatgttATGATACAGAATCGGTTTTATGTCAAGACTCGTTTGTTTTTCAGATGTTTCCCGGTGGGCAAATGACAAAGATGCAGAATTGTTACGGCTTGGCAATGTAAGTCCTATCATATCCATTTGGCAATgtatccttttttgttttgcttctgtTAAATAGAGGTCTGCTCTGTTTGCTTCCCAGCTAATGTTTATTTGCTTTAGTGCAGGTCAAGCCTGAAGTAGTTAGTTGGTCCCCTCGAATTATTGTGCTCCATGACTTTCTAAGTCCTGAGGTATACACACGCCCCATAAATCGATGTTTGTGTTATTGACTTAGCTTTGTAGCATTGAGAGTTAGCTGACTATAGCATTGAGATTTAAACGTGTTCTTATCATCTTTATTCTAGCAATGATAAGATGatatttgaaaaatgaaaaattagcaAAAGAGATTTTGGcagtttttttgtcttttcaataacagaattatttttgtttttgttgcttccTGATTTGTATATCTGCAAGGAATGTGAATACCTAAAAGCAATTGCCCGGCCTCGCCTTCAAATTTCCACTGTTGTTGATGTAAAAACCGGAAAGGTACCTGTCCAAAACTTGTATTACTTCCACTCTCTGCCTTAGATTGTTCTACTGAATCAATCAAACATTGGACACGAGTAGAAACGCTCTAGTTATGCTTCAAATTCTTATCCGTTTTCTTATTACTTTCTTCTTGCTTAGGGAGTCAAAAGTGATGTGAGGACAAGTTCCGGAATGTTTCTAACTCATGTAGAAAGAAGTTATCCAATAATACAGGTAGGCCACTCCCTAATATCTTATAAAAGTGTGTCATTCTGATCAACGTGACAGTTTCGTAAAttacattccttttcttttgctgtTATCAGGCAATTGAAAAGCGAATTGCAGTCTTTTCTCAAGTACCAGCGGAAAATGGAGAACTTATTCAAGTTCTAAGGTGCGTTCACAAGTGCAACcttactatgttttttttttttgtaaattgaaGCAAATTAAGctgttttcttgatttgatgAACCAAAATCTGCTGCAGTGCAGATACGAGCCAAAACAGTTTTACAAACCGCATCACGATTACTTTGCTGACACTGTAAGTCTTCTGTTCTGTTTCATATGTATCACTTATAAGTGTTTAGTAGTTTGGTTTTCTCAATAATGTTTAGTTCGATCTTTACTTTATCTTCCAAGAACAATCAATTTGAAAAGTAcatttccttgtttcttgtcttATGTTAACCACACAGTTCAATTTAAAGCGTGGTGGTCAGCGCGTAGCAACTATGCTTATGTATTTAACCGATGACGTTGAAGGAGGAGAAACTTATTTCCCTTTGGTATTAAATCTTCTTCTAGTGAATCTCTTTAGCTCTCCAAATTGTTTTCATTTAACACAAAATTGTTTCGTCTCTCTGTTCATGCAAATTAAACCAATgtgtaaagatatatatatatctgtcttGGAAAATGCAGGCTGGTGATGGTGAATGCACATGTGGTGGCAAAATCATGAAAGGCATCTCGGTTAAACCCACCAAAGGAGACGCAGTTCTCTTCTGGAGCATGGTTtgtttcttcaatctctctctccctctacaCAAACAAGAATCATATGGActgttttgtgtttaatttCGTCTCATAAATCATTCAGGGACTCGATGGACAGTCAGATCCAAGGAGTATACATGGAGGATGTGAAGTTCTGTCTGGAGAGAAATGGTCTGCTACTAAATGGATGAGGCAAAAAGCTACTTCTTGAAGTActtaaaacttgttaaaaagaaaaaggaaccaCAGGGACTTATATTGGAAAAATGTCATAGAATCTCAGAGTTTTGATTTACTCTCTTTTTGACCCTTCAATTTTAGAATCTATCATTTACATACATAATGGATATGAGGGTTATTTAACAAACATTTCGCCTACCAACAAATCCTAAACTACTCTAGCATAaactgttattaaaaaaatataaatattcatgTAAATGTTACAGAAATCTACCAACAaatgaatttttcaaaaatctatttAGTTCACCAATTTACCTTAAAAAGTATGCTTTTAAAATTGGattattctaaatatttttttttttaaatagttagctagtaaataattttttcaccAAGAAGACAAATGGAAAGTATGTTTACAAATTGAATACTTGTTTAGAGTTTCCTTATATACAATACGACTAAACGTTTTGTCTGTCATAAGTCAAAACTggtatattttcacttttaaataAGAAGAATATATGATAACATTCATCATTCTTACTTTTCTAAATTCATCCAATTCAATTtagatttttcttgtttttgatatgatCGACTAATTGTTTATTCAACTTGATTCACTTAAAAAGGTTAATGCTAAATATTACCATCCAAATACAACTCCTTTGGACTTTAGTTGATGACCATTTGAAAATctataatttgaaatttctttttggATAGGTGAGctttcatatgttaaaagtcTCAATTCCGATTCTTCAAACGCTCAAATACTTCAAGCTATTGTTAATGTATTTAAAAGCTCATTAAATCATTGCTGAGATAACAAATTGAGAGAAGTTGGAATCCAATTCACCAATGTATTTAAAAGTTCATTAATTCATTTTTGAACGCTTGAACTAACTGTTTGTATATATTAGGAG
This genomic window contains:
- the LOC104785047 gene encoding 3-isopropylmalate dehydratase small subunit 3-like, with translation MAASLQSVNPTLSRNLSSPNNSSSFAPFRSPFLRFNSTTVASDFKPLVSFRNASSSSPFVTRSAAEPQERKTFHGLCYVVGDNIDTDQIIPAEFLTLVPSNPDEYEKLGSHALVGLPAAYKERFVQPGEMKTKYSIIIGGENFGCGSSREHAPVCLGAAGAKAVVAQSYARIFFRNSVATGEIYPLDSEVRVCDECKTGDVATIELREGDSILINHTTGKEYKLKAIGDAGPVIDAGGIFAYARKAGMIPSAAP
- the LOC104785048 gene encoding prolyl 4-hydroxylase 1-like isoform X1, which translates into the protein MAPAMKIVFGLLTFVTVGMIIGSLLQLAFINRLEDSYGTGFPSLKGLRGQNARYLRDVSRWANDKDAELLRLGNVKPEVVSWSPRIIVLHDFLSPEECEYLKAIARPRLQISTVVDVKTGKGVKSDVRTSSGMFLTHVERSYPIIQAIEKRIAVFSQVPAENGELIQVLRYEPKQFYKPHHDYFADTFNLKRGGQRVATMLMYLTDDVEGGETYFPLAGDGECTCGGKIMKGISVKPTKGDAVLFWSMGLDGQSDPRSIHGGCEVLSGEKWSATKWMRQKATS
- the LOC104785048 gene encoding prolyl 4-hydroxylase 1-like isoform X2; its protein translation is MAPAMKIVFGLLTFVTVGMIIGSLLQLAFINRLEDSYGTGFPSLKGLRGQNARYLRDVSRWANDKDAELLRLGNVKPEVVSWSPRIIVLHDFLSPEECEYLKAIARPRLQISTVVDVKTGKGVKSDVRTSSGMFLTHVERSYPIIQAIEKRIAVFSQVPAENGELIQVLSADTSQNSFTNRITITLLTL